The genomic window CGACGAGTATATAGTGAATTGACAATTGAACGCGCATcaacgttttaatttatatacacatcactgtatagtattttaacaaCTTAATTGAATGTATGTGTTTTGTGACTCATATATAAGTGTAATAGGAAATGGgaaacattattaaactataaattactgGCATGCAAGCCATTCAATGGTTTCGTTAAACGcggatgaaattaaaaaaaattggaacatACGTGCCTTACAAAgaaccgtttttttttattttgatttaaatttaagaccTGAATgcttattatagtgtattatttttagtgttcATCTTCTATTTGTATCTCCTAACGAAATCGGAATTTGTAAGTATGTATCCTATACATGGGTGATTAACGTAGATTGGGACGGTTTAATAAGACTATATAGTGGAAAATTTTACTGTCATTCGTAATGAAAGTATAAGCTCAGCGTAGATAGGATGGTGAAATAGGTTgagcatatacatataatatatatatatgtgtatgtgaCGTATATTTAATGTGATCATATGTACCACTTTCGGCGGAAAAGTCATACTTTTGAGCTAAGTGTTTCATTGTACCCTTAGAATGCAAAAATAATGTCccgttttgaaaaaaatgaccaTTCTATCATAAAATAGCACATGTTTAATTGTCGCAATAGGAAATAACACTGATATacaattatgcatttatatcattataggcatatgttttaaattccaATGGTGATAATTCGTGAATGGGTTctctatataatacgtatattaattattatttatttggtgaTTGATCACTTTGTAGTatgcataatgcatataaaatgCTGAAtctcgatttaaaaaaaaatgaaaatttggttgtttatttaaattgtataataaaaaatggcgGGGGGGGGGGATACAGCGATGTTTTAGAAATACAATGTtgaatgcatttaaaattttatttattctatagcAATGAACACGAATATAACTCTGTAGTATACAAAACATTGATGAGACTGTATGATGAGTGTGTAATATCACCCCTGTCCgctttcacaaaaaaaaaaaaagaaaactttgCTCGTACAATTGCTACTGCAACTAGTTCAATAGTTTAATTCAATCGTTTATTGTTGCAGATGTGACATGGGCAGACGCAGACCGGACTGGTGGTTGGAACAGCAACATCAACAGCAGCAACGGGACTTGCTGGAGGACGGTTGTCCGAGGAACGCAGCCAACGCAAGGGAGAGGGCTAGGATGCGCGTGCTGAGCAAGGCGTTCGGTCGACTCAAGACGACACTGCCATGGGTGCCCGCCGACACCAAACTGTCTAAATTAGACACGCTGAGGTTGGCCACTACATACATAGCACACCTAAGCTCGTTGTTAACGACTACCGAGCGATCGGACATCGCGAACCAAGGAGAGACCGGGACTCAGGTTGCGGTCACGTCCACGCAACCATTAAACTACGCCATGGTAAATCTTGAActcgttacataatatactaattatattgagCAAATACATCATAGGTAAAGAGAATTAATCGTTATCATTGgttattggattattattttcaaatatggaTAATATGGATAAAGCGTTGTCCTTCTAAtcggttttaaattaatgttcagTCATGACAGAGGATTTCTTATCCCCGTCACCATTAAAAAAAGGATCAGACTCAAAAGTTACAATAGAATGTAAAAACTCAagtttaggtacttataataattatacataccgatacacacttaaaataacgattaatattataataaatggttaTAATGACTATAAggtatactgttattattccagtgatgttttattatattgtgtaataaggttaatttttatttctgaacAGTTTTGATTAAACAActcagtaaaaacaaaattaagagataactgataaaatataataatattgttcttgTAAAACTCAAATTTTAAGAGTGTTACAGACCATTTTTCTGAAATGCGTTATACGTACCTACTCGTTAGTAGTTTAAATACGTGTTAATTGTGcacacaatttaataattaaactaaactaGACATAAAACTGGTGGCTAAAACATTACATTGCTCCTAAACATGGTTATTAATGTACtatgtacttattaaaataatagcacTGCAAACGTTAGAAATGGCAAAATCATTGGGCCTCGTTCATTTACTCActtgtttttaacatttttttttaaaaaaaaattattatttttagtgataCGCTATGTACTTACTAACAATTt from Aphis gossypii isolate Hap1 chromosome 1, ASM2018417v2, whole genome shotgun sequence includes these protein-coding regions:
- the LOC114125321 gene encoding pancreas transcription factor 1 subunit alpha isoform X2; its protein translation is MMKHFVNAIVLFFLYVPTNAGDRCDMGRRRPDWWLEQQHQQQQRDLLEDGCPRNAANARERARMRVLSKAFGRLKTTLPWVPADTKLSKLDTLRLATTYIAHLSSLLTTTERSDIANQGETGTQVAVTSTQPLNYAMTWPYNAHNTVKECSSPDDDDYRYNCYDSYNNTLEGKSYSTYDTYYKSSINS
- the LOC114125321 gene encoding transcription factor 21 isoform X1, coding for MDKSNLLLSNKVTIGVSTYEHFTQKQSCDMGRRRPDWWLEQQHQQQQRDLLEDGCPRNAANARERARMRVLSKAFGRLKTTLPWVPADTKLSKLDTLRLATTYIAHLSSLLTTTERSDIANQGETGTQVAVTSTQPLNYAMTWPYNAHNTVKECSSPDDDDYRYNCYDSYNNTLEGKSYSTYDTYYKSSINS
- the LOC114125321 gene encoding transcription factor 21 isoform X3 produces the protein MGRRRPDWWLEQQHQQQQRDLLEDGCPRNAANARERARMRVLSKAFGRLKTTLPWVPADTKLSKLDTLRLATTYIAHLSSLLTTTERSDIANQGETGTQVAVTSTQPLNYAMTWPYNAHNTVKECSSPDDDDYRYNCYDSYNNTLEGKSYSTYDTYYKSSINS